The DNA sequence CTTGATATTGCTAAAAGACTACTGGACTTTGGTTATCATCCACCAACGATTTATTTCCCATTAAATGTAGAAGAATGTTTAATGATTGAACCTACAGAAACGGAATCGAAAGAAACGTTAGATGAATTTATCGATGCGATGATTCAAATTGCTAAAGAAGCGGAGGAAACACCGGAAATCGTTCAAGAAGCACCACATCACACAGTTATTGATAGACTTGACGAGACAACAGCTGCAAGAAAACCGGTGTTAAGATATACGAAAGAAGATTAAGTTCTCTATCATAAAAACGCTCGTATTGGTTTCCAACCTTTACTAATATGAGCGTTTTTTTGTTTGCGAGTAGAGCACTAGTACTTTAAGGGGTTGATCAACCTCTTAGCAATGTCAGGAGTCGACGAATCTCATAAAGCTTACTATAAGTGGGTGTGCGGCGTGTTAAGCCATTGCCATAACTATTAATAGCTTATTGGAACAGCCTCTAAAATAAAAAAAATGTTATAACAGCTTCGTGAAGCAGTTATAACATTTTTTATTTCATTTATTTTTTTATTTTTCCTGACCACTTTCTAAATCCGCCTTTTAGCATAACGATATTCTCTACACCACGTTTTTTTCTTAGGAATTTTGCAGCTTGGACACAGCGTGTACCATTTTGACAGTATAAGTACACAGGCTTGTCAGGTCTAATCTCTGCTTTTCGTTGTCGGATTTGAGAGAGTGGAATATTTCTAGCACCTAATATGTAACCAGTATTAAATTCCCTTTCTTCACGAACATCGATTAGCTGAGCTTTTCTATAATCTTTTCGAAATTCGTCTTGCTCCATTGTTGTTAGATAGCTTGGCTTTTTCATGCGCAAGATGAGAAATATAATTAATATTAATGTTAGAACGATTAACGTCCACATAGAGGGTCCACTCCTTTATAAATATATACTTATAAAATGATATACCGAAAAAGTAATAGTTGCAATGTTATTTGCTTAAGATTCAATAGAAAATTCAATTTCTTTCATTAGAAATGGTTTTAACTTGAGCATGTAACTTTGAAGTTTGTTTCATTTTATGTATGATAAATACGTATATTTTAAATTAGTTTGTGAGGTTGAGATATGGAAACGTGGTTTTATCTAGATTCAGAAAATAAAGATCCTGCTTATAATATGGCATTAGATGAGAAGCTAATGGATTGGCATCGAGAAAAAAAACTACCGCCAATTATTCGCTTTTACGGTTGGAACCCAGCAACTTTATCTGTAGGTTATTTTCAAAAGGTAGAAAAAGAAATTGATTTAAAAGCAGTGAAAGAGCATGGGTTAGGTTTTGTAAGAAGACCTACTGGTGGGAGAGGAGTGCTTCATGAAGATGAACTGACATACAGCGTCATTGTGTCAGAAGACCACCCGCAAATGCCTGAAACTGTAACAGAGGCTTACCGTGTAATATCGGAAGGGTTACTAGAAGGCTTTAGAGAGCTTGGTCTCGATGCTGAATTTTCGATTCCAAGAACGGATGAAGAGAAGAATGCGTTAAAGCGTCCGCGCTCAGCAGTTTGTTTTGATGCGCCCTCTTGGTATGAATTAGTAGTCGAAGGTAGAAAAATTGCTGGTAGTGCACAGACGAGGCAAAAGAATGTGATATTACAACATGGTTCGATAATATTAACGCTGGATGAAGATAAGCTTTTTGACATTTTTAAGTATCCTAATGAAAGGGTAAGGGAACGTATGCAAAAAGCTTTCAAGAATAAAGCAGTAGCAATAAATGACTTAACAAATAAAAAGTTTACAATTGAAGATATGAAGAATGCGTTTAAGGTCGGTTTTGAAAAAGCATTGAACATTAGCTTGAACCCTATTTCATTAACGAAGGAACAAGAAAGGGAAGTACAAGATTTAGTGTCGGTGAAGTATGGCACTGACGATTGGAACTTTAAAATGTAAGTAAATAATTATCTAATGAAAAACATTTTTCATTTCTTGAAAAATGTTTTTCTTTCTTATAAACAAAGCAACTTATAAAACGAACATATCAATTTGTCGATAGAGGAAAATCTATGTCGTTGTTCGACAAATCGTACGACTATATTCGTCGATTTTTTACAACTGATGAATTTTATTAATACACTGAATTAGCACATAAAGATCTTTGTTTTTCTCTATTTTTCATCATAATTTAGCAATTTTAAAAGTTGACAAATTTATTTGTATCACTACAAAGATCAATATATGGTACTTTTGTTGTGAAAGTGAACACTATATATTGATGACTTTTATTTTGTGTGCTATAGTGAAACAAGCAATCAATGAGATTGGCATATGTTGCCATGACAACAGAAACCGATCCTTGAAATTTATAAAAATATGAAAAAAATGTAGAAAGGGAGCGGAGGCCTGTGACTACGTATATGTCTGAAAAAACGATCAACGTTGAGGCGCTAAACCGAGACATTGAACAGTTTCCTCAAGTATTTCCGATTACTCCAGACATGAAAATGAAGCAAAGTGGAGTATCGAGGTTGGTTATGTTAGACCGCTACACGTTTAAAGACACCGAGAAAAAAACATTAAAAATAGGAGACTTTGTCGTATTAACAGTTAAGGCAGATCCTAAGTTTCCAGCTCGTGGTTATGGTTTTGTTGTTGATATTAACTGGCCAGAAAACCGTGTGAAGATCGCCGTTGAGGATGAATTTTTAGGGGTGTTAGATGATCCAGAGGAAAAAGAGACGGGGATAGTAGATCGATCTCTTGATACGATAGACAAGCCGCTTGAGGTCTATTATGAGCAAATAGCAAAGCGTAATGCTCGTGGTTTGGCTGAAGTAGAGGTGGATCCTCAGAAACAAGTGGAATCATTTGAAAAATTCTATCACGAACTTGTTAATATGAACTTCGTACCTGCAGGACGAGTTCTCTATGGAGCTGGTGCAGAAACGGATGTGACGTACTTTAACTGTTACGTGATGCCTTTTGTCGCGGATTCTAGAGAAGGAATCTCTGAGCACCGTAAGCAAGTAATGGAAATTATGAGTCGTGGCGGTGGCGTTGGTACTAATGGCTCTACTTTGAGACCGAGGAACGCATTAGCTCGCGGAGTTAACGGTAAATCATCAGGATCTGTATCATGGCTAGATGATATAGCAAAGCTAACACATTTAGTAGAACAAGGTGGCTCGCGTAGGGGAGCACAGATGATAATGCTAGCGGATTGGCATCCTGATATTTTAGAATTTATTATATCGAAGATGCAAAATCCACGAATTCTTAGATACCTACTTGAGAATACGGAAGATGCACAAATTCAAAGACTCATAAAGGAAAAATTAAGTTTTACCCCTTTGTCAGAGCTTGATGAAGCAATGTATCAAAGTATCGTTAATTATAAACATATTCCTGGGACCGGTGGATTTGATCCGAAAATCATTCGGGAAGCTGAAGAAAAATTGTCAACAGGTGGGACATACTCTGTAAACAATTCGGAGTTTCTAACTGGTGCAAATATATCTGTATGTATTACGAAAGAATTCATGGAAGCTGTTGATAATGATGAAGATTATGCTCTACGTTTTCCAGATGTTGAAAATTATAATGAGAAAGAAATGGAAGCCTATAATCGTGAGTGGCATGAATACGGGGATGTACGCGAATGGGAAGCATTAGGATTTGGCGTACGTACTTATCGCAACATTAAAGCGAAAGAGCTTTGGAATCTTATTAATATTTGTGCAACGTATTCAGCAGAACCCGGCATTTTCTTTATTGATAATGCAAACGAAATGACAAATGCTAAGGCGTACGGCCAAAAAGTAGTAGCAACAAATCCATGTGGAGAGCAACCACTTGCACCATACTCTGTATGTAACTTGGCTGCAGTCAATTTAGCGGAAATGGCAGATAAAGATAATAAAGTTGTTGACTTCAAAAAACTAGAGCAAACTGTTGCGACTGGTGTGAGAATGCAAGATAATGTCATTGATGCAACGCCATATTTCCTTGAAGATAATACGAAGCAAGCCAAGGGAGAGAGACGTGTAGGTCTTGGTGTGATGGGACTTCACGACTTACTAATATACACTGAGACTGTTTATGGATCTGAAGAAGGTAATGCGTTAGTTGATAAAATCTTTGAAACAATTGCTACAACTGCCTATCGTACAAGCATTGAACTTGCAAAAGAAAAAGGAAGTTTCCCATACTTAGTAGGTAATAACGAGCAAGAAACAAATCACTTAAGAATGAAGTATATTAATACAGGCTATATGAAAAAAATGCCTGAAGATGTTCGACAAGGGATACTACAGTATGGTATTAGAAACTCTCATTTACTAACAGTCGCACCTACAGGGAGCACTGGTACAATGGTTGGTGTAAGTACTGGTTTAGAGCCATACTTTTCATTCTCCTATTTCAGAAGCGGGCGTCTTGGGAAATTTATAGAAGTAAAGGCAGAAATATTACAATCTTATTTAGAGCGGCATCCAGAAGCGGATCCAAATGAACTACCTGAATGGTTTGTATCAAGTATGGAACTTTCACCAGAGGCGCATGCGGACGTACAATGTGTTATTCAACGATGGGTAGACAGTTCTTTAAGTAAAACGGTAAATGCTCCACGTGGATATACAGTTGACCAAGTAAAAAAGGTATACGAGCGTCTATATAAAGGTGGAGCAAAAGGTGGTACCGTATATGTCGACGGTAGCCGTGATTCACAAGTACTGACTCTAAAAGCAGAAGAGAATGATATGTATGCTGTAGAGCTTGCTGGTGAACCAGAACAAGATACGGAAAAGAAGCCAGTCGTCCTCGTGGATACAATTGCTGACGTAAGAAGCACTTCTGTTACTTACGGAAGTGAAGTTGGTGATACATGTCCAGTTTGTCGTAAAGGGACCGTAGAGGATATTGGTGGTTGTAATACATGCACAAACTGTAGCGCACAGCTGAAGTGTGGATTGTAATTTTAAAATTTGATCACTTAAGACTATGTTGAAGAGGTAACTACTTTGACATAGTCTTTTTACGATTGATTGAAAATTTTCAAACGATGCGTTAGAAATATCGACGCACGTAGTAGGGAGAAAAAACGTCCCATTCACTACACTGGCGATGTTTATTGTTTTATGAGCTCCTTAAACGAAGTGACTTATTTATTGCCTTTATAAGTTCATTTATGTTAGCGTAAGCTAGTACAACAATTTGTTTTATAGTATAATTTTACATAGATAAAACAGCATATAAAGTAGTACATAGATCATGTATTCGTGTATATCGTAAAAAGTTTGGAGGGGACCACATGCCTACACCGAGCATGGAAGATTATTTAGAAAGAATATACTTATTAATAGAAGAGAAAGGGTATGCAAGAGTGTCTGATATCGCAGAAGCCCTTGAGGTACATCCATCCTCGGTAACAAAAATGGTACAGAAATTAGATAAAAGTCAATATTTAGTATATGAAAAATATCGTGGTCTTGTGCTAACAGCTAAAGGTAAAAAAATTGGGAAACGTTTAGTATATCGCCATGATCTCTTAGAAGAATTTATGAAGATCATTGGAGTAGACAAAGACAATATTTACGAGGATGTAGAAGGAATCGAACACCATCTTAGTTGGGATGCAATTGATCGAATTGGAGACTTAGTTCAGTATTTTGATGAAAACCCAGAACAAGTGGAGCAATTGCGTTTAGTTCAGAAGAAGAATGATGAGTTAGAAGGAAGTTGACTCAAGAGGTTGATTTTTAAAGGCACTGAAAAAGTACAGATCATCGCTCGCCTGATAGGAGAACCCCACTCCTATCAGGCTTTTTAACGATTACGACGGTTACGCGCATTGCTTAGGGACACTGGAAAATGGAAAGAACACCACTTTTTCAATGCCCTTGATTGTTACCTTTTGAGTCAGTCTTTGTATGAATATTTTTTACCCTTTATTAGTAATCATTTTTTTGTAAATCGTGATTACAATGTAATAGGGGGTGATACCCATGTTAAAAGTTGACGGGGTATTTGCAGGTGGTGGTATAAAATCATTTTCATTTGTTGGTGCATTAAGAGTAATGAAAAACGAAAATATTGAATTTGAAAGATTAGCCGGTACAAGTGCCGGTGCAATCGTCGCTGCATTTATTAAAGCTGGTTTTACAGTAGATGAAATAGAATCTATTTTAGATGGTCTTGATTTGGAAGAATTATTAGAGCCTAAAAGAACAGGAGTTATATTTCAGTTTTATAAATGGATTCGCTTATATCGTAATATGGGGATATATAAAGGAGCCTTACTAGAAAAGTGGTTGGAAGAGGTTCTAATGGAGAAAGGTGTTAAAACCTTTAATGATTTACCACCAGGATCATTAAAGATGGTAGCATCGGATATAACAACAGGGCAGCTTCTCGTGTTACCTGATGACCTAAAGAGGTATGGTATTATTCCTGAGACCTTTTCTGTAGCTAGAGCAATTAGAATGAGTTGTAGTTTACCGTTTTTCTTTGAACCAGTTAAACTGCAAAATAGTAATGGAAAGCATTCTGTTATAGTAGATGGGGGAGTCCTCAGTAATTTTCCAATTTGGTTGTTTTCTAATAGTGAAAATAAAAAGCCAGAAAGACCAGTAGTAGGCTTTAGGCTAACACCTTCCATGGAAATGGTTTCTCAACGAGAAGTAAGTAATGCTTTTTCTATGTTACATTCAATGGTAGAAACGATGTGGAAAGCCCATGATCTAAGACACATATCTAAGTTACATGAGAAAAATATCGTGTTCATACCTGTAGATAAAATAGCAGCTACGCAATTTTCCATAAGTGAAGAAGAGAAAAAAGAACTAATTGAGCTTGGAGAAAAAAGTACAGAAAAATTTTTAAAAGGATGGTCTTATTAAGTTGCCAGTACTATTTACTTTGATATACGTTATAAATTCTTAAGGAAAGATAATATATAGGGAACAATAAGAGTAACCCATATACCTATTACTAACCCACTAATCCATTCCTGCATCGGTATAAAAGAAGAAGTATACATGTACATGAGGTATAAGATAATAAGCCCAATAGTTCCGAGCGAAACACTGAATAACATTCTAGTTGTAGACCGAGGAATATTATTTACTTTTACTTTTAATGTCTCAACAGTTATACCAATAGCACTTCCAAGTAATATCCCTGGATAAAATAAATGCTCTATGTTTGGAAAAATGATTATAGCTAAAAATAGCGGAAAAATAATTGAAAATAACAATAACAGTCGCTCAGGCATCCCCTCTATCCAATCTAGTGTACGATAAAATGTGTATACTAGAAATCCGCCAATAATAATGCCACTAACGACGGATATTGGGGGAGCTTGTAATATTACTATGGAATAAATACAAAAAAATATTGGTAGTAGTAAGCAAATGGTTATTTGTTTTTTACTTTGGCATAGTGGGATAAAAAATAAGAAAATAGTTACCACCGTTTGTACTATGGGGTCAGTGAACGGTACATAGGCTTGATGAGTATAAAACAATGGGATATTGAGTAAAATGATGTAACTAATACATATGGAAAGAAAGGTTAAGTATAGCAGTTGAAACCCTATACGCCTACCTTTTGTCCAATATACTAAACTCGTACAAATTAGAATGAGTAATACAAATAAAGGAAATATCGATGGAAATATAATAGTCGCTACACCCATTTTAGACTACACACCCTTCAGAAAAAGAAGAACGGAGCGTTAAAACAAAGCTCTGTTCTTCTTTTTGTTCTTTTTCCCTTCAATAACTGTAAGCTTTACGTTGGATTGCCGTTTCACAAGAGGGCGGGATATACGTTTTTTCTTTTCTTTTTTCATACTTTTAAAAGAGATAGGTTTTTGCCCATGTTGAGATTTATGTGACGGAGCGCTCTGTGGACGCATTGCTGTTTGATATCCTGATAATTTAGGGAGTATAAACCTTTTCATTACAAAGATTAAAATAGTTGCTGTACCTACTGCAACTAAAACCATAGTAAAAAAAGCACTAGGATTTTCAACAAGTCTATAACCAATTCCTATTATTGCTAGCCCTATAATCGTTAAGGTGAGGGGGTGAAATGAATTGCGGAGCATTTCTAGGCACCTCCTATACATTGGATTAGAAACTCAAAAGCGTTTAATAAATGTTAGTGTTATTACATTATGAAGAAATATGGAAATGTTTAATACATAATCTACTTTATATCTATTATAGCATGAATACATTTATTTCCTCTACGACAAATCATTTTACTTTCACACACTTTATTATTCCCTGATTTTCTCCATTCTACACTTGTATTTTTGTCATATTACAATTTTTATGGATACATACTCTAATAGAAACGAAGTAAAGTGGATATGCTACTTGTTGAGGTGATGATGTTGAGTAATACAGAAACAAACGAAAGACAAAGTGAACCAGCGTTATCTTTCAATGGCACAGTAGCACTTATAGGGTTTTTTGGAGGGCTTTTTTGGAGTATCATAGGTTATGTTGCCTTTTACTTCAACTTTGCATCCGTAGGGCCAGCTCTTGCTCTTATGCCTTGGGCATTAGGTGATTGGAAGCATGGGTGGATGGGTCACTTAGTTGGTATTGGCTTTATAGCCATTGTATCAATAGCAGTAGCATTTTTATATCGATTAGTTTTCGCAAAAATTAATCAGCCTTGGCCAGGTATACTCTACGGTGTAGCGTTATGGGTCGTGATTTTAGGTTTGTTTAATCCAATGTTTCCAGAACTAGACCCACTTTTTCAACTAGATGTAAATACAATCATAACGACCTTATGTTTATACCTCGTTTATGGATTATTTATTGGATACTCTGTATCTTATGAATACCACGAAAGGACACAACACGAGGGACAAACTATTCAAAACTAAATCGCTATGTTAGAATGTTCCTTGGAACATTCTCTTTTTTTTTACGATAACCAAGATGAGTTAGCACTTTAAATAGAATGGAGGAGAAATTTTGGAACGAATCGAAAAGCTAAAAGCACAATTTGCCGAGTATAATATTGATGGACTTTTAATTACTAGCACATATAATCGTCGTTATATGACAGGCTTTACAGGAACTGCGGGTGTCGCCATCGTATCAGAGAGTCATGCCGTTTTTATAACAGACTTTAGGTATGTGGAGCAAGCACAATCACAAGCTGTTGGGTATGAAATAGTACAGCATAGTGGTCCAATTCATGAAGAAATTGCTACGCAGTTGAAAAGACTAGGGATTAAAAAACTTGGATTTGAAAAGGACCATGTCTCTTATAGTACGTATGATACATATGAAAAAGTACTCGAAACGACCCTGGTACCCGTTAGCGGCCTAATGGAACGATTGCGACTAGTAAAAGATGAAAAGGAAATCGCTATCATACAAGAAGCGGTCGATATCGCTGATGCAGCATTTGAACACATTCAAACATATATACGTGCAGGGGTAAAAGAAATAGATGTCTCCAATGAACTTGAATTTTTTATGAGGAAACAA is a window from the Evansella cellulosilytica DSM 2522 genome containing:
- a CDS encoding SA1362 family protein, which translates into the protein MLRNSFHPLTLTIIGLAIIGIGYRLVENPSAFFTMVLVAVGTATILIFVMKRFILPKLSGYQTAMRPQSAPSHKSQHGQKPISFKSMKKEKKKRISRPLVKRQSNVKLTVIEGKKNKKKNRALF
- a CDS encoding lipoate--protein ligase family protein yields the protein METWFYLDSENKDPAYNMALDEKLMDWHREKKLPPIIRFYGWNPATLSVGYFQKVEKEIDLKAVKEHGLGFVRRPTGGRGVLHEDELTYSVIVSEDHPQMPETVTEAYRVISEGLLEGFRELGLDAEFSIPRTDEEKNALKRPRSAVCFDAPSWYELVVEGRKIAGSAQTRQKNVILQHGSIILTLDEDKLFDIFKYPNERVRERMQKAFKNKAVAINDLTNKKFTIEDMKNAFKVGFEKALNISLNPISLTKEQEREVQDLVSVKYGTDDWNFKM
- a CDS encoding YqhR family membrane protein, with the protein product MLLVEVMMLSNTETNERQSEPALSFNGTVALIGFFGGLFWSIIGYVAFYFNFASVGPALALMPWALGDWKHGWMGHLVGIGFIAIVSIAVAFLYRLVFAKINQPWPGILYGVALWVVILGLFNPMFPELDPLFQLDVNTIITTLCLYLVYGLFIGYSVSYEYHERTQHEGQTIQN
- a CDS encoding patatin-like phospholipase family protein, which codes for MLKVDGVFAGGGIKSFSFVGALRVMKNENIEFERLAGTSAGAIVAAFIKAGFTVDEIESILDGLDLEELLEPKRTGVIFQFYKWIRLYRNMGIYKGALLEKWLEEVLMEKGVKTFNDLPPGSLKMVASDITTGQLLVLPDDLKRYGIIPETFSVARAIRMSCSLPFFFEPVKLQNSNGKHSVIVDGGVLSNFPIWLFSNSENKKPERPVVGFRLTPSMEMVSQREVSNAFSMLHSMVETMWKAHDLRHISKLHEKNIVFIPVDKIAATQFSISEEEKKELIELGEKSTEKFLKGWSY
- a CDS encoding vitamin B12-dependent ribonucleotide reductase; this encodes MSEKTINVEALNRDIEQFPQVFPITPDMKMKQSGVSRLVMLDRYTFKDTEKKTLKIGDFVVLTVKADPKFPARGYGFVVDINWPENRVKIAVEDEFLGVLDDPEEKETGIVDRSLDTIDKPLEVYYEQIAKRNARGLAEVEVDPQKQVESFEKFYHELVNMNFVPAGRVLYGAGAETDVTYFNCYVMPFVADSREGISEHRKQVMEIMSRGGGVGTNGSTLRPRNALARGVNGKSSGSVSWLDDIAKLTHLVEQGGSRRGAQMIMLADWHPDILEFIISKMQNPRILRYLLENTEDAQIQRLIKEKLSFTPLSELDEAMYQSIVNYKHIPGTGGFDPKIIREAEEKLSTGGTYSVNNSEFLTGANISVCITKEFMEAVDNDEDYALRFPDVENYNEKEMEAYNREWHEYGDVREWEALGFGVRTYRNIKAKELWNLINICATYSAEPGIFFIDNANEMTNAKAYGQKVVATNPCGEQPLAPYSVCNLAAVNLAEMADKDNKVVDFKKLEQTVATGVRMQDNVIDATPYFLEDNTKQAKGERRVGLGVMGLHDLLIYTETVYGSEEGNALVDKIFETIATTAYRTSIELAKEKGSFPYLVGNNEQETNHLRMKYINTGYMKKMPEDVRQGILQYGIRNSHLLTVAPTGSTGTMVGVSTGLEPYFSFSYFRSGRLGKFIEVKAEILQSYLERHPEADPNELPEWFVSSMELSPEAHADVQCVIQRWVDSSLSKTVNAPRGYTVDQVKKVYERLYKGGAKGGTVYVDGSRDSQVLTLKAEENDMYAVELAGEPEQDTEKKPVVLVDTIADVRSTSVTYGSEVGDTCPVCRKGTVEDIGGCNTCTNCSAQLKCGL
- a CDS encoding rhodanese-like domain-containing protein, with product MWTLIVLTLILIIFLILRMKKPSYLTTMEQDEFRKDYRKAQLIDVREEREFNTGYILGARNIPLSQIRQRKAEIRPDKPVYLYCQNGTRCVQAAKFLRKKRGVENIVMLKGGFRKWSGKIKK
- the mntR gene encoding transcriptional regulator MntR, translated to MPTPSMEDYLERIYLLIEEKGYARVSDIAEALEVHPSSVTKMVQKLDKSQYLVYEKYRGLVLTAKGKKIGKRLVYRHDLLEEFMKIIGVDKDNIYEDVEGIEHHLSWDAIDRIGDLVQYFDENPEQVEQLRLVQKKNDELEGS